One Persicobacter psychrovividus DNA window includes the following coding sequences:
- a CDS encoding DUF6933 domain-containing protein: MIFSCTQIVNEKITKLYPIAKEKPEPHIYNWYVNQVSFGRQKGLIITNALTLYTLYYPKATMPIFRNFEEVFKEAFLNTAQKNELSQEVIDMYFENSPEKIVITKTNSDQVIHAMNEMAKYLQEVQTKGGDLEAEAPKLNHLEYTNIERNKDKKRPPIEVMVETLQPV, encoded by the coding sequence ATGATATTTAGTTGTACACAAATCGTCAATGAGAAAATCACAAAACTTTATCCTATTGCCAAGGAGAAGCCAGAGCCACATATTTATAATTGGTATGTGAACCAGGTTTCGTTCGGCCGTCAAAAGGGTCTTATTATTACCAATGCGTTAACACTCTACACCCTCTACTACCCAAAGGCCACGATGCCCATCTTCCGAAATTTTGAGGAAGTCTTTAAAGAGGCATTTTTGAATACGGCACAAAAGAATGAACTTTCGCAGGAAGTGATTGATATGTATTTCGAGAATTCTCCTGAAAAGATCGTAATTACCAAAACCAATTCAGACCAGGTTATTCATGCAATGAATGAAATGGCCAAATACCTGCAGGAGGTACAAACCAAAGGTGGAGACCTCGAAGCTGAGGCACCAAAACTCAATCACCTTGAATATACCAACATTGAAAGGAACAAAGATAAAAAGCGCCCACCCATTGAGGTGATGGTTGAAACACTTCAACCAGTATAA
- a CDS encoding MarC family protein translates to MMESSYFAFALSVFTGFFAIMNPIANTPVFLGLVEDSPQAQREKIARTACITAFVIVTAFVVLGNVLFSVFGITIPAFKITGGLLLFYVGFEMLQSKKSNVHHQGEHAEVDDGVAISPLAIPILAGPGTIVTAMSHVTSTNLINNAIVIGMFAIMCFLSYLSFRMSNIIVKKLGQNLIIVIGKIMGLVIAIMGTGMVIDGIKLGFLK, encoded by the coding sequence ATGATGGAATCCTCTTATTTTGCTTTTGCGCTCAGTGTATTTACAGGTTTTTTTGCGATCATGAACCCGATTGCAAATACACCTGTTTTTTTAGGCCTTGTGGAAGACAGCCCGCAGGCACAACGTGAAAAAATTGCTCGAACCGCCTGCATTACGGCCTTTGTGATTGTAACGGCCTTTGTGGTGCTGGGCAATGTGCTTTTCAGCGTGTTTGGCATCACTATTCCTGCCTTTAAAATTACAGGCGGACTGCTATTGTTTTATGTCGGTTTTGAAATGCTGCAATCTAAAAAGTCCAATGTTCACCATCAGGGAGAACATGCTGAAGTGGATGATGGTGTTGCGATATCACCACTGGCTATTCCGATCCTTGCGGGCCCTGGCACAATCGTCACTGCCATGAGTCATGTAACCTCCACAAATTTGATTAATAATGCGATCGTGATCGGTATGTTTGCCATCATGTGCTTTCTAAGCTACCTGAGCTTCAGGATGAGCAATATCATTGTAAAAAAATTAGGTCAAAACTTAATCATCGTGATCGGCAAAATCATGGGATTGGTCATTGCCATCATGGGCACAGGGATGGTCATCGATGGAATAAAACTCGGATTTTTGAAATAA
- a CDS encoding Maf family nucleotide pyrophosphatase, giving the protein MNLTKKVILASQSPRRRELLQALNVDFQVRVKEVDESFDATMPAAEVAEFLACKKASAYDLSADELLITSDTVVVVDGKVLGKPIDRADAINMIESMSGKTHQVISAYCLRTANEQISGDAVTAVTFRNLSIDEIQFYVDTYKPFDKAGAYGIQEWIGMVGIEEIKGSYYNVMGLPVDKIYQALQAYRHQE; this is encoded by the coding sequence ATGAATTTGACCAAAAAAGTAATCTTGGCTTCTCAGTCCCCGAGAAGGAGGGAGTTATTGCAAGCCCTCAATGTCGATTTTCAGGTGCGGGTAAAAGAGGTGGATGAGTCTTTTGATGCCACAATGCCAGCAGCGGAGGTCGCTGAATTTTTGGCCTGCAAGAAGGCTTCCGCTTATGATTTGTCAGCAGATGAATTGTTGATCACTTCGGATACGGTGGTTGTGGTGGACGGTAAGGTATTGGGCAAACCGATAGACCGTGCCGATGCTATAAATATGATTGAATCCATGTCGGGGAAAACCCATCAGGTGATTTCGGCTTATTGCTTGCGCACGGCCAATGAGCAAATCAGTGGTGATGCAGTAACAGCGGTAACTTTCAGGAATTTGTCTATTGATGAAATTCAGTTTTATGTAGACACTTATAAGCCCTTCGATAAGGCAGGTGCTTATGGCATTCAGGAATGGATTGGAATGGTCGGCATCGAAGAAATCAAAGGATCATATTACAATGTGATGGGGTTGCCAGTGGATAAAATTTACCAGGCCTTGCAAGCTTATCGTCATCAAGAATAA
- a CDS encoding DUF1456 family protein has translation MDNNDIIRQIRYTFDFGDDKMIKLFALGDLEVDRATVSDWLKKKDDESFVQIPDGALSRFLNGLMIDKRGKAEGVEYKVEDPITNNDVLKKLKIALTLKDTDILDMLSSVDFNFGKHELSALFRKRGQQQYRLCKDQVLRNFLHGMQLRFRKEIDHAKRVREYQEATKPVKGKPNFNKFKKKK, from the coding sequence ATGGATAATAATGATATAATCAGACAAATCCGTTACACCTTTGATTTTGGTGATGATAAAATGATCAAACTGTTCGCTTTGGGTGATCTGGAGGTGGATCGTGCGACGGTAAGTGACTGGCTGAAGAAAAAGGACGACGAGTCTTTTGTGCAGATCCCTGATGGCGCGCTGTCGCGTTTTTTGAATGGGCTGATGATTGATAAGCGCGGAAAGGCGGAAGGCGTCGAGTACAAGGTGGAAGATCCGATTACAAACAACGATGTGCTGAAAAAGCTGAAAATCGCCCTGACGCTCAAGGATACTGATATTTTGGATATGCTGAGTTCAGTAGATTTCAATTTTGGGAAGCATGAGTTGAGTGCCCTGTTCCGTAAACGTGGGCAGCAGCAATATCGATTGTGTAAAGACCAGGTGTTGCGTAATTTTTTACACGGCATGCAATTGCGCTTCCGTAAAGAGATTGATCATGCCAAGCGTGTGCGTGAGTACCAGGAGGCGACCAAGCCAGTAAAGGGAAAGCCCAATTTCAATAAGTTTAAAAAGAAGAAATAA
- a CDS encoding DDE transposase: MPNKYHQTSIFPKELTLSPRWWIFKDSKLGQIHQELPFDELASLLPDPEHQTGRPAHLSKKGMIALVFLSSCMNGMSDKQLRERINTDWALQMFCFRQFSDNYTIKEHGYVSRVKKIVGEHIDFDLLQQNMLSSFKDDLENVGAILMDATCYEVKIKNPTRVKLLWDTICWVHNQMKLWCKALKIPMPRSRFNDQRKKQLNYQKKKKRSHKKNLKRRRSLVYLLEKLLGQFLIIRTENSGTKLLADRETAIFNMCQRILKEQKHFLSNPPSSIPDRIVSFAQPHIRPIVRGKENKPVEYGLKVHMVSVSGISYIEHMDFCAFHEGVRYQKTIQKHTAFFGEVNCAGADKLYANNKNRTYSTNKGIITCFPRKGPKPKDPDKQKDTLVKALSNARNTVMEGAFGNHKESYALKKITARNPQIQMLMVYTGVFASNARYLSQNKVA, encoded by the coding sequence ATGCCAAATAAATATCATCAAACCTCAATTTTTCCCAAAGAATTAACTTTATCCCCAAGGTGGTGGATTTTTAAAGATTCCAAGCTTGGTCAAATTCATCAAGAACTACCATTTGATGAGTTAGCTTCACTTTTACCGGATCCTGAGCATCAAACTGGCCGGCCGGCGCACCTTTCTAAGAAAGGAATGATCGCCTTGGTTTTTCTGAGTTCATGCATGAATGGTATGTCTGACAAGCAACTTCGTGAACGGATAAATACAGATTGGGCTTTGCAGATGTTCTGCTTTCGCCAGTTTTCTGATAACTACACAATCAAAGAACACGGCTATGTTTCTCGGGTGAAAAAGATAGTTGGAGAGCATATTGATTTTGATCTTTTACAGCAGAATATGCTTAGTTCATTCAAAGATGACCTTGAAAATGTAGGAGCAATTCTAATGGATGCCACCTGTTATGAAGTTAAAATCAAAAATCCTACAAGAGTCAAATTGCTCTGGGACACAATATGTTGGGTTCATAATCAGATGAAGTTATGGTGTAAAGCCCTGAAGATTCCTATGCCTCGAAGTCGGTTCAATGATCAGCGGAAGAAACAACTCAACTATCAGAAAAAGAAGAAAAGATCTCATAAGAAAAACCTAAAACGCAGGCGAAGCTTGGTTTACCTGTTGGAGAAATTATTGGGGCAATTTCTAATTATTAGGACTGAAAATAGTGGAACGAAACTTTTGGCTGACCGCGAAACAGCCATTTTTAATATGTGCCAACGAATACTAAAGGAGCAAAAACACTTCTTATCAAACCCTCCTTCGAGTATTCCCGATCGAATTGTAAGCTTCGCTCAGCCACATATTCGTCCGATCGTTCGAGGCAAGGAAAATAAGCCCGTCGAGTATGGTCTGAAAGTTCATATGGTTTCAGTATCAGGTATCAGCTATATCGAACATATGGATTTCTGCGCTTTCCATGAAGGTGTCCGATATCAAAAGACCATTCAGAAGCATACAGCGTTTTTTGGGGAGGTGAATTGCGCTGGTGCCGATAAGCTATATGCTAATAATAAAAACAGGACTTACAGTACGAACAAGGGTATTATCACCTGCTTTCCGAGGAAAGGTCCTAAACCAAAAGACCCTGACAAGCAAAAAGATACATTGGTGAAAGCCTTATCTAATGCGCGGAATACCGTCATGGAGGGAGCATTTGGTAACCATAAAGAAAGCTATGCATTGAAGAAGATTACAGCTCGAAACCCACAGATCCAAATGCTGATGGTTTACACAGGGGTCTTCGCTTCGAATGCCCGCTATTTAAGTCAAAATAAGGTAGCCTAA
- a CDS encoding cold shock domain-containing protein, with amino-acid sequence MKKGTVKFFNDEKGFGFIIDEDTKQEYFVHVTGCTEEVKEGDFVEYELTEGRKGLNAINVKLV; translated from the coding sequence ATGAAAAAAGGAACTGTAAAGTTCTTCAATGATGAGAAAGGCTTCGGCTTCATCATCGATGAAGACACAAAACAAGAGTACTTTGTACACGTTACTGGTTGTACAGAGGAAGTAAAAGAAGGTGATTTCGTAGAATACGAACTAACTGAAGGAAGAAAAGGATTGAATGCGATTAATGTTAAACTAGTTTAA
- a CDS encoding Smr/MutS family protein, with the protein MNIGDRVRLMHDNQEGIIVHITKNNIVEIEIEDGFVIPVAAREVVVISQEENNYFGNDMAEEGNKQHKTKDDEFFVPAKPVSSARGVFMAYTKLGHEILEAILINNTDYTLVFSVSEELEHHKHHGVSAGVILPKNYQRIHKRSIRTFDEWPALNVRYMMHSEDHFEEAGLFQRRLKFKAANFFKTEKEAPVLNESCYLVQIDQDVKTVDAIEISEKLSQQQAKATLAGDGLRVVRPADKVDLHIEKLCDDPEFLKKEEMLEIQMTHFAKKLDDAIATGMDEIIFVHGIGNGTLRNKIHKYLSKASHVRFYEETEKTRFGFAATRVKIK; encoded by the coding sequence ATGAATATAGGTGATCGCGTTCGATTAATGCATGATAATCAAGAAGGAATTATTGTGCACATCACAAAAAACAATATCGTTGAAATTGAAATTGAAGACGGTTTTGTGATTCCTGTTGCTGCCCGTGAGGTGGTGGTGATCTCGCAAGAGGAAAACAACTATTTCGGTAACGATATGGCAGAGGAAGGGAACAAGCAGCATAAAACAAAGGACGATGAGTTTTTCGTGCCTGCCAAGCCTGTAAGTTCCGCTCGGGGAGTGTTTATGGCTTATACCAAACTCGGCCACGAAATCCTTGAAGCGATATTAATTAACAACACCGATTATACACTGGTATTTTCAGTAAGTGAAGAATTGGAGCACCATAAACATCACGGTGTTTCTGCGGGAGTTATTCTGCCTAAAAATTACCAACGAATCCATAAACGCTCGATCCGTACTTTCGACGAATGGCCTGCGCTTAATGTGCGATACATGATGCATTCGGAAGATCACTTTGAAGAGGCTGGGCTTTTTCAGCGACGCCTGAAATTCAAAGCGGCCAATTTTTTCAAAACCGAGAAAGAAGCGCCAGTATTGAATGAGTCTTGCTACCTGGTGCAGATTGATCAGGACGTGAAAACGGTGGATGCTATTGAAATCTCTGAGAAATTAAGTCAGCAACAGGCCAAAGCAACACTTGCAGGAGATGGTTTGCGTGTGGTGCGCCCTGCCGATAAGGTCGATCTTCATATTGAGAAACTTTGCGATGACCCTGAATTTTTGAAGAAGGAGGAAATGCTTGAAATTCAAATGACGCATTTTGCCAAGAAACTCGACGACGCCATAGCCACAGGGATGGATGAAATCATCTTCGTCCACGGTATCGGTAATGGTACCCTCAGAAATAAAATTCATAAGTATCTTTCCAAGGCAAGTCACGTAAGATTTTATGAAGAAACGGAAAAGACCCGCTTCGGCTTCGCTGCCACGCGGGTAAAAATAAAATAG
- a CDS encoding sigma-54 dependent transcriptional regulator has translation MPKILIIDDERSIRMTLKEILEYEKFAVDEAADGEEGLKKLQMGTYDVVLCDIKMPKMDGMEVLEKAQDLGIETQFVMISAHGSIETAVEATKMGAFDFVPKPPDLNRLLLTLRNAMDKKSLVKETKVLKKKVARKYQMVGSSEALSDVQSMIEKVAPTDARVLITGPNGTGKELVARALHAKSERSGSPLVEVNCAAIPSELIESELFGHEKGSFTSAHKQRIGKFEQANGGTLFLDEIGDMSLSAQAKVLRALQEHTVTRVGGDKDIKVNVRVFAATNKDLKAEIAEGNFREDLYHRLSVIVVNVPALKDRKEDIPELVDKFLGDIAMEYGNSAKTIADDAIKELQKGDWTGNIRELRNVVERLVIMSDKEITKSDVQKYVEV, from the coding sequence ATGCCTAAAATTCTTATTATTGATGATGAACGCAGTATAAGGATGACCCTGAAGGAAATCCTCGAATATGAAAAGTTTGCTGTTGATGAAGCTGCAGACGGAGAAGAGGGTTTGAAAAAGTTGCAAATGGGTACCTACGATGTAGTGCTTTGTGATATTAAAATGCCTAAGATGGATGGTATGGAAGTATTGGAAAAGGCGCAGGATTTAGGTATTGAAACCCAGTTTGTGATGATTTCTGCACATGGGTCCATTGAAACTGCCGTGGAGGCCACAAAAATGGGTGCCTTTGATTTCGTTCCAAAACCACCAGATTTGAATAGATTGCTACTGACCTTGCGTAATGCAATGGATAAAAAGAGCCTGGTGAAGGAAACCAAAGTGCTTAAAAAGAAAGTGGCACGCAAATACCAAATGGTAGGTAGCTCTGAGGCATTGTCTGATGTACAGTCCATGATTGAAAAAGTGGCCCCAACCGATGCCCGAGTATTGATTACTGGGCCAAATGGTACGGGTAAGGAATTGGTTGCGCGCGCCTTGCATGCCAAGAGTGAGCGATCGGGTTCCCCATTGGTGGAAGTCAATTGTGCGGCCATCCCTTCTGAATTGATCGAGAGTGAATTGTTTGGTCATGAAAAAGGTTCCTTTACTTCCGCGCACAAGCAGCGTATTGGTAAATTTGAACAGGCCAATGGAGGAACGCTCTTCCTTGATGAAATTGGTGACATGAGCCTGTCTGCGCAGGCGAAAGTGCTTCGTGCATTGCAAGAACATACCGTTACAAGAGTAGGAGGAGACAAGGACATTAAAGTAAATGTTCGGGTGTTTGCCGCGACAAATAAAGACCTCAAAGCGGAGATTGCTGAAGGTAACTTCCGTGAGGATTTATACCATCGCCTGAGTGTGATTGTGGTGAATGTTCCTGCGCTGAAAGACCGTAAAGAAGATATTCCTGAATTGGTCGATAAGTTTTTGGGAGATATCGCTATGGAGTACGGTAACAGTGCAAAAACCATTGCTGATGATGCCATCAAGGAGCTTCAGAAAGGAGATTGGACAGGAAATATTCGTGAACTTCGTAATGTAGTGGAGCGTTTGGTGATTATGTCTGATAAAGAAATTACCAAATCAGATGTTCAAAAATACGTGGAGGTTTAG
- a CDS encoding glycine betaine ABC transporter substrate-binding protein — MKNLFSIFSASLYLMLSLFCGCAGENSSVKQESAQNAKEITFAYVNWAESVAMTYLAKSVLEAKGYDVKLFQGSATEVFSALSNGDADVFLDVWLPKTHQHLVDQFKNDINPVGQTVANTKTGFVVPAYMEHVNSIADLDSVAEQFGGMIVGIDESSGLMEKARQAIATYQLKINLVPTDGKRMVSRLRNAVQQEEPIVVTLWRPHYIFADTKLKFLKDPLNVFGEGESIYVYEHRKFSEADPILNRFLKNFKLTNTELSRLMEAFEDKKEDPEMSAKKWVEANKILVNSWFN; from the coding sequence ATGAAAAATTTATTCTCCATTTTTAGTGCCTCCTTGTACCTGATGCTTTCCCTTTTTTGTGGTTGTGCAGGTGAAAACTCAAGTGTTAAACAGGAGTCGGCGCAAAATGCTAAAGAGATCACCTTTGCTTATGTGAATTGGGCGGAGTCCGTCGCGATGACCTATTTGGCGAAATCTGTACTCGAAGCCAAGGGCTATGATGTGAAACTCTTTCAGGGCTCTGCCACCGAGGTGTTCTCTGCCTTGTCCAATGGCGATGCCGATGTTTTTCTGGATGTCTGGTTGCCCAAAACACACCAGCACCTCGTCGATCAGTTTAAGAATGATATCAACCCCGTAGGGCAGACAGTGGCGAATACCAAAACAGGTTTTGTCGTTCCTGCCTATATGGAGCATGTAAATAGTATTGCTGATCTCGATAGTGTAGCGGAACAGTTCGGCGGAATGATTGTTGGTATAGATGAATCCTCTGGTTTGATGGAAAAGGCGAGGCAGGCTATAGCCACTTATCAGCTGAAAATTAATTTGGTGCCTACTGATGGCAAGCGGATGGTCTCCAGGCTGCGCAATGCTGTTCAGCAGGAAGAGCCAATCGTGGTTACCTTGTGGCGTCCACATTATATCTTTGCCGATACCAAATTGAAATTCCTGAAAGATCCGCTCAATGTTTTCGGGGAAGGGGAGTCGATTTATGTCTATGAGCACCGTAAATTCTCGGAAGCAGACCCCATATTGAACAGGTTCCTGAAGAATTTTAAATTGACCAATACCGAATTAAGCAGGCTGATGGAGGCTTTTGAAGATAAAAAAGAAGATCCTGAGATGAGTGCCAAGAAATGGGTGGAGGCGAATAAAATCCTGGTGAATTCTTGGTTTAATTAA
- a CDS encoding SulP family inorganic anion transporter, translating into MTNRSSLLSNLKHDFPASIIVFLVALPLCLGIALASGAPLFSGIIAGIVGGIIVATLSGSPLGVSGPAAGLAVIVLSAIQELGSFELFLFAVVVAGVFQIILGLFKAGIIGYYFPSSVIKGMLSGIGIIIFLKQIPHAVGYSAAPVGDFAYRQIDGETTFSGLLKMFDLLNPAAIVVVTIGLLILILWEQPFIKRQAFSKFIQGPLVVVLMGVGLNLLFQQTGWLSFDADQLVRIPDADSFDGFLAQFTFPDFSHWADPEMYVLAATIAIVASLETLLCVEATDKLDPQKRVTPTNKELIAQGVGNICSGLIGGLPVTQVIVRSSANIQSGGKSKYSAILHGVFILVSVIAIPNILNLIPLSALAAILFLVGYKLAKPVIFKNMYMKGRAEFLPFLITILGIVFMDMLSGIGFGLAIAIMFILWNNYRKPFHFDTKDYQEGQPIRLRLSEEVSFLNKAPILRTLKYLPNNTVVIIDASSTRCIHPDVLEIIDDFEENAKTRGIELQLIGLSQPTEDDPVKLLRNAVQREVETVH; encoded by the coding sequence ATGACAAATCGTTCTTCTCTTTTGTCTAACCTTAAACATGATTTTCCTGCGAGTATTATCGTGTTTTTAGTTGCTTTGCCCTTATGCCTGGGGATTGCCCTGGCCTCAGGAGCACCATTATTCAGTGGTATTATCGCTGGTATTGTGGGGGGTATTATTGTGGCGACCTTAAGTGGCTCTCCTTTAGGGGTGAGTGGCCCTGCGGCAGGCCTGGCCGTGATCGTATTGTCAGCAATACAGGAATTGGGGAGCTTTGAGCTCTTTTTGTTTGCCGTAGTGGTGGCAGGTGTTTTTCAGATTATTCTTGGTCTTTTTAAAGCAGGAATTATCGGCTACTATTTTCCGTCCTCTGTCATTAAAGGAATGCTTTCGGGTATCGGGATTATTATCTTCCTGAAACAAATCCCTCACGCTGTCGGGTACAGTGCAGCGCCTGTGGGAGATTTTGCCTACCGTCAGATAGATGGCGAAACTACCTTTTCAGGTTTACTTAAAATGTTTGATTTGTTAAACCCTGCGGCCATTGTGGTTGTAACGATTGGTTTACTCATTCTTATTCTTTGGGAACAACCATTTATTAAACGTCAGGCTTTTTCAAAATTTATTCAGGGACCACTCGTTGTTGTATTGATGGGCGTAGGCCTTAACCTGCTTTTTCAGCAAACAGGCTGGTTAAGCTTTGATGCCGACCAGTTGGTTCGCATCCCTGATGCAGATTCTTTCGATGGCTTTTTAGCGCAATTTACCTTCCCTGATTTTAGTCATTGGGCAGATCCAGAGATGTATGTGCTGGCAGCGACCATCGCTATTGTGGCCAGTCTTGAAACTTTGCTTTGTGTGGAGGCAACCGATAAACTTGATCCTCAGAAGCGGGTAACGCCTACAAATAAAGAGCTTATCGCCCAAGGGGTTGGAAATATTTGTTCAGGTTTGATCGGCGGTCTGCCAGTAACCCAGGTGATTGTTCGAAGTTCTGCCAATATTCAGTCAGGTGGAAAGTCGAAGTATTCGGCCATCTTACATGGTGTTTTTATTCTCGTATCTGTCATTGCTATTCCAAATATTCTGAACCTGATTCCTCTGTCAGCCTTGGCTGCTATTTTGTTTTTGGTAGGATATAAGTTGGCCAAACCCGTTATTTTCAAAAACATGTACATGAAAGGCCGTGCTGAGTTCTTGCCTTTCTTGATCACGATTTTAGGGATTGTATTTATGGATATGCTGAGTGGTATTGGCTTCGGATTGGCCATCGCGATTATGTTTATCCTGTGGAATAACTACCGTAAACCTTTTCATTTCGATACAAAAGATTATCAGGAGGGGCAACCGATCAGACTCCGTTTGTCGGAAGAGGTATCCTTTTTGAATAAAGCACCAATTTTGCGGACATTGAAATACCTGCCTAACAATACTGTCGTGATTATTGACGCTTCAAGTACGCGATGTATTCATCCAGATGTGCTTGAAATTATTGATGACTTCGAGGAGAATGCTAAAACTCGGGGTATTGAGTTGCAGCTCATCGGGCTTAGTCAACCGACAGAAGATGACCCCGTGAAATTGTTGCGTAATGCAGTGCAGCGTGAGGTAGAAACGGTTCATTAA
- a CDS encoding YwbE family protein, with the protein MNGRYRKDIKIDQYVSIVEKHNQRSGERTEGVVKNILTKSPQHPHGIKVRLETGEVGRVQEILEED; encoded by the coding sequence ATGAACGGAAGATATCGAAAAGACATTAAAATCGACCAATATGTGTCGATTGTAGAAAAACACAACCAAAGGTCAGGAGAAAGAACGGAAGGCGTTGTGAAAAATATTTTGACAAAATCCCCCCAACACCCTCATGGCATAAAAGTAAGGCTTGAGACGGGCGAAGTCGGACGGGTTCAAGAGATTTTAGAAGAGGATTAA